ggaagaagaagaggagggggGGGACTGACGGTTGCCGCTGGTGGGTGCGGCCGAGGGGGCGGCCCGCGGAGGCGACATGTTGGAgatcagagagaagagaagaggaaatggCGTGACTGAGGTGAATGTCTCCTCAGCCTTTAGCTCCCATGCGAGGACAGTCGCCGTGCTTCCCTCGCCACTactaaaagaagaggagacagaaacgaagtcgaactcgagagagaaaaagtcaCGGAGGGGCGACAGTGCGAGAAAACACGGAGAGGGCCGGCAACGAAAAGCGTCGCCGCCGGAGAGAAAGTCGAGGGGAGAAAGTCGAGgggagaaagtcgagagagaagttcgcgagaaaaaatcggcagaagaagaaagagaggcgaagatcgagaggaggagagcgggagaagaagagcgagaagaagcaagcgcAGAAGGAGAGTGAGGAGTCTGCTTTGTGGGTCGCTTTCGTTTTCCGAGAGATCggaaagaagtggaagagagcGCCGAGGCCTTCGGTGAGAGATGCTCTCTCGAATTCTTTCCCGGCGTACAAGCGCGATCTGCACTCTCTCCCCCGCtggaaaggcagagacacacagcgcCTCTCAGGCAGGCATAACGACGCGACAGACCTAgctcgaggaggagaagacaaatGTGAAAGAggctgaaaaagaagagaagcgagagaagaggcagaagaagcgcagcagaggaacgccgctcgcatgcagcgggaGAGTCGAGAGGAGTTCGAGAGCCGGGAACAGCGAGTGCGACACACAGCTCGCTGGTGCCGGATTTCGGCAACGCGGACGCTTTTCTCCGATGAAAGAAAATTTGAAGAAGCCTTCTCCAGCGAGAGACTTCTCTACGTCAGCCTCGGCAGCCATCCGGAATCGCGAGCTTCTACCAGTCGGCCTCTTTTGCTTGAGCCTCTCCACGGACCTTCTTTGTCTGGGGACACTGGAAGAGAGAGTTTGAGGACGGTGAAAAACCGTtcaaggaaaacgaaagaaaagacatcTGCCACGCACTTTCCTCTCCCGCTCCCCCCCCTCAACCATTTTCTcctttgctctcttcttttctttccttcttctccttctctccccccttttttgtcgttcctctctcctctcttggcTTCTCCTCTGGAGTCGCTCGCGccctctcgctgtttcgGCCCCGTCCCGGtgcctctttttcgtcgGTCGTTTCCCCAACcttccttgtttctttcgttttcttccatcggcagagagaagtctTTTTCATCACGTCTCCAgtcctttgcttcttcccttctctgctctgGTTCATGTTAATTGCTACGCGcattcccctctcttctgtctagaaacgcgtttcttttccagatgtctgttctcttttcttcgtcggtttcttccctctcccgaggtctctttcttcttctccttgagcccgtc
This Toxoplasma gondii ME49 chromosome VIII, whole genome shotgun sequence DNA region includes the following protein-coding sequences:
- a CDS encoding hypothetical protein (encoded by transcript TGME49_229760), whose protein sequence is MQRESREEFESREQRVRHTARWCRISATRTLFSDERKFEEAFSSERLLYVSLGSHPESRASTSRPLLLEPLHGPSLSGDTGRESLRTVKNRSRKTKEKTSATHFPLPLPPLNHFLLCSLLFFPSSPSLPPFLSFLSPLLASPLESLAPSRCFGPVPVPLFRRSFPQPSLFLSFSSIGREKSFSSRLQSFASSLLCSGSC